In one window of Tubulanus polymorphus chromosome 3, tnTubPoly1.2, whole genome shotgun sequence DNA:
- the LOC141901745 gene encoding uncharacterized protein LOC141901745 codes for MRKIRLTDDDFAMFGNDFSPHDYEYFLRHKDTFRRMWIDQGKKFWKQFVICFRSFTMEFGPVKEYPGKPEHYEQLIDEFFAFITKQFIEGKPNMAKNLIMDIVLVAQYRHMIQYLESKSFAKDPFYYKDTRETFRNLFGPATERSSYVKVYIYLPLYLKFGGASIACLRTWIDAEECDDDSFCGGLNNEPKTLHPEWTSYLSRYFDLAKDGAIRYKEELRNGSPSGPCFLEGWSQGNPRMFFDSKNPLFIKNWDKKKDWRDGLTKDQYMQFIIFAKKYVDPKDNYDIEHPNTTEAKYVEPYWLSHKQQQTTSGKSSAVDKTRTGQAKVLIDHDPDLQAQLDEITYNSKFSEFITTECCDDSKCSHVPDGQQQYTQKKHKRGSKNKHKKDLEDLEVTVRSFLPAGILPDDYKIVHIAIDETGSDRILSFVAENGEENLTYSIRFPRPKPGDPENAIPPAEVTVHKDNSTLMRKQGKDTCGATSKNLNYKTTVQGCSAADCKEKSTASPRNSKVSNEKDIKSEPLAQSKKAKKSKRNLVELPDVSMRDIIKRFNELKTEEPKKLEATGVTDDSMEDTMLMKFLRSPSMIELSGSTESKTKLWQREVRDQTFKRNIVKDKNGRRCWTILHLQYEVHMATLDTMAKSIYYQSGQQDFSGEIENGCKHHCACRKHLEEFRQGKLAFPVDEMPDCMVPPSLILLEWELDIEFLKSLAKEKCTNARHIFAIHDLLEMDNDVPQGVLISRLDLDEIIETAQDVIKHLPRCKKIIKRIKPAFQKGGNFYFDDIHGLVKCGGILKHCRDSMTKIEKRIVIMVSEIEALIPKTDRNKSASVEFFLDAAYHLKSVSADEGKKLDEKKKEFRKQQTKESSPAEGASSKTETIDKLSTDSPKAGVLNKENGKRKLKTCANCGKEELALRVYKKCQKCKEENWDESRFYCSRNCQVEDWQAKHRKEHKQKQEKSK; via the exons ATGAGAAAGATTcgtttaactgatgatgattttgCTATGTTTGGCAATGACTTTAGTCCACATGACTATGAATACTTCCTCAGGCATAAAGATACTTTTCGACGTATGTGGATTGATCAG GGAAAGAAATTTTGGAAACAGTTTGTTATATGTTTTCGCTCATTCACGATGGAGTTTGGTCCGGTTAAAGAGTACCCTGGAAAGCCTGAACATTACGAGCAATTGATTGATGAGTTTTTTGCTTTCATCACCAAACAATTCATTGAAG GCAAACCAAATATGGcaaagaatttgattatgGATATTGTATTAGTTGCTCAGTACAGACATATGATTCAATATTTggaatcaaaatcatttg CGAAGGATCCGTTTTATTACAAGGATACAAG GGAAACATTCCGGAATTTATTTGGTCCAGCTACTGAAAGGTCTTCTTATGTAAAA GTCTATATATATCTACCGCTATACCTGAAGTTTGGAGGAGCTAGTATTGCATGTCTTCGAACATGGATTGATGCTGAAGAATGTGATGACGACAGCTTTTGTGGTGGATTAAATAATGAACCAAAAACATTACATCCTGAATGGACATCGTATCTTTCCCGATATTTTGACTTGGCCAAAGATGGTGCAATTCGTTACAAAGAGGAGTTGCGTAATGGTTCACCAAGTGGGCCTTGTTTTCTTGAAGGTTGGAGTCAGGGGAATCCTCGAATGTTTTTTGACAGCAAAAATCCCTTGTTTATTAAAAATTGGGACAAGAAGAAGGACTGGCGTGATGGCCTTACTAAAGATCAGTATATGCAGTTTATCATTTTTGCAAAAAAGTATGTCGATCCAAAAGATAATTATGACATCGAACATCCGAATACGACTGAAGCGAAATATGTAGAGCCATACTGGCTTTCACATAAACAGCAGCAAACCACGTCTGgtaaatcatcagcagttgaTAAAACAAGAACTGGACAAGCTAAAGTACTTATTGATCATGATCCAGATCTGCAGGCTCAGCTAGATGAAATAACGTACAATTCCAAATTTTCTGAGTTCATTACCACGGAATGTTGTGACGATTCAAAGTGCTCACATGTTCCAGATGGACAACAACAATACACGCAGAAGAAACACAAACGCGGTTCGAAGAATAAACACAAAAAGGATTTAGAGGACCTAGAAGTTACAGTGAGGTCATTCTTACCTGCTGGTATTCTGCCTGATGATTATAAGATAGTCCATATTGCTATCGATGAAACTGGATCAGATAGAATTCTTTCATTTGTGGCGGAAAATGGTGAAGAGAATTTGACGTATTCAATAAGATTTCCTCGGCCTAAACCTGGTGATCCAGAAAATGCTATACCTCCAGCTGAAGTAACTGTCCACAAGGACAATTCTACATTGATGCGGAAGCAGGGAAAAGACACTTGCGGTGCTACCAGTAAAAACTTGAATTACAAAACAACAGTTCAAGGATGCAGTGCAGCTGATTGTAAAGAGAAAAGCACTGCTTCACCTAGAAATTCTAAAGTGTCTAATGAAAAGGACATTAAAAGTGAGCCTTTAGCACAGTCAAAAAAAGCGAAGAAAAGTAAAAGGAATTTAGTTGAGTTACCAGATGTTTCAATGAGGGACATCATCAAAAGGttcaatgaattgaaaactgaagaaCCAAAGAAGCTGGAAGCTACTGGAGTTACTGATGATAGTATGGAAGATACTATGCTAATGAAATTTCTTCGAAGTCCTTCAATGATAGAACTCAGTGGAAGTACTGAATCAAAGACCAAGTTGTGGCAAAGGGAAGTTAGAGATCAAACTTTCAAGAGGAATATTGTGAAAGATAAG AATGGAAGAAGATGTTGGACGATTTTACATTTGCAATATGAAGTACACATGGCCACTCTAGATACAATGGCTAAATCGATCTATTATCAGAGTGGACAACAAGATTTTTCAGGGGAGATTGAG AATGGTTGTAAACACCACTGTGCATGTAGAAAGCATCTTGAAGAATTCCGTCAAGGCAAACTG GCTTTTCCTGTGGATGAGATGCCTGACTGTATGGTTCCTCCGAGTTTGATCTTATTGGAGTGGGAACTAGATATTGAATTTCTTAAAAGTCTTGCTAAGGAG AAATGTACTAATGCTAGACATATTTTTGCGATCCATGATCTACTAGAAATGGATAACGATGTACCTCAAGGGGTATTG ATATCAAGATTGGATTTGGATGAAATTATTGAGACAGCCCAAGATGTTATCAAACATTTACCTCGTTGTAAGAAGATTATAAAACGTATAAAACCAGCATTTCAAAAAGGAG GTAACttctattttgatgatattcaCGGTCTAGTTAAGTGTGGTGGAATTTTAAAACACTGTCGAGATTCGATGACGAAAATTGAGAAAAGGATTGTCATAATGGTGTCCGAAATTGAGGCACTTATCCCAAAAACGGATAGAAATAAATCGGCTTCTGTTGAGTTTTTCCTCGACGCTGCCTATCATCTGAAAAGTGTGTCTGCAGATGAGGGTAAGAAATTAGATGAAAAGAAGAAGGAATTTAGGAAACAACAAACTAAAGAATCTAGTCCTGCTG AAGGTGCATCGAGCAAGACGGAAACTATTGATAAACTGTCAACGGATTCTCCAAAAGCTGGGGTTctcaataaagaaaatggcAAGCGGAAATTGAAAACATGTGCGAATTGCGGTAAAGAAGAACTTGCTCTTAGGGTTTACAAGAAATGTCAAAA GTGTAAAGAAGAGAATTGGGATGAATCTCGGTTTTACTGCAGTCGAAACTGTCAAG TTGAAGACTGGCAAGCCAAACATAGGAAAGAACATAAGCAGAAACAGGAGAAATCAAAATAG